From a region of the Helicobacter hepaticus ATCC 51449 genome:
- a CDS encoding peptidyl-prolyl cis-trans isomerase: MKNIIYGVCLLCACVFSAYGEVIAGVAIRVNGHAITLYEIASLQSHLKISKQAAIDMLINERLKDDEIERFKISIEDFKIDEEIALLAANANLSKDEFLRKATHTMSLQEYRTQIKKQLQTKELMQRILASNISISSEDELLTYYTRHKKEFLIPSQVRVVRYFSQTDNALQKAIQSPKQNIKGVQKVNETIALSSLNPQIAQVFIHTPNNEFTPVLTTGGNGFVSFLVKERLGETPINFEEAKPLINQKIMAQKEQSIIAEHFNKIRSSANIVNLRE, from the coding sequence ATGAAAAATATTATTTATGGAGTATGTCTGCTCTGTGCGTGCGTGTTTAGCGCGTATGGAGAAGTTATCGCTGGAGTAGCCATACGCGTAAATGGACACGCTATCACTTTATATGAAATTGCCTCTTTGCAATCACATCTTAAAATCTCCAAACAAGCCGCTATTGATATGCTCATTAATGAGCGGCTCAAAGATGATGAAATTGAACGTTTTAAAATCAGCATTGAAGATTTTAAAATTGATGAAGAAATTGCTCTGCTTGCCGCAAATGCTAATCTAAGCAAAGATGAATTTCTTAGAAAAGCTACGCATACAATGAGTTTGCAAGAATATCGCACACAAATTAAAAAACAACTCCAAACAAAAGAACTTATGCAGAGAATCCTTGCTTCTAATATTAGCATTTCAAGTGAAGATGAGCTTCTTACCTATTATACACGACATAAAAAAGAATTTCTAATTCCCTCACAAGTGCGTGTAGTGCGTTATTTTTCTCAAACCGATAATGCCTTGCAAAAGGCGATACAATCACCCAAACAAAATATTAAAGGTGTGCAAAAAGTAAATGAAACTATCGCTCTCTCTTCCCTTAATCCTCAAATTGCCCAAGTATTTATACACACGCCAAATAATGAATTTACTCCTGTGCTTACCACAGGTGGCAATGGTTTTGTGAGCTTTTTGGTAAAAGAACGTTTAGGTGAAACCCCTATTAATTTTGAGGAGGCAAAACCTCTTATCAATCAAAAAATTATGGCACAAAAAGAGCAGTCTATTATCGCGGAACACTTTAACAAAATCCGCTCTAGTGCTAATATTGTAAATCTTAGAGAATAA
- the fliP gene encoding flagellar type III secretion system pore protein FliP (The bacterial flagellar biogenesis protein FliP forms a type III secretion system (T3SS)-type pore required for flagellar assembly.), translating into MKKIFCLLSLCMLFTYAEPKLEPALPAPSSIPSVPSIPNNPILPSVDLSLTAPKEPTELVATLNIVLIITLLVIAPSLVLVMTSFTRIVIVFAFLRTALGTQQSPPTQVLVSLALILTFFIMEPVATKSYEVGIKPYAEKKISYDEAFERAIVPFKDFMIKNTREKDLALFFRIRQLENPQSVNDVPLTVLLPAFMISELKTAFWIGFLLYLPFLVIDMVISSVLMAMGMMMLPPVMISLPFKILVFILVDGWNLLIGNLVQGFK; encoded by the coding sequence TTGAAAAAAATATTTTGCCTGCTTAGTTTATGTATGCTTTTTACTTATGCAGAGCCAAAACTTGAGCCCGCACTTCCTGCACCCTCTAGCATTCCATCTGTGCCATCAATCCCTAATAACCCTATCTTACCATCAGTAGATCTCTCCCTTACTGCACCAAAAGAACCAACCGAACTTGTTGCCACTCTCAATATCGTGCTTATCATCACGCTTCTTGTCATTGCTCCATCGCTTGTGCTTGTGATGACAAGCTTTACACGTATTGTCATTGTTTTTGCTTTTTTGCGCACTGCACTTGGCACACAGCAATCTCCCCCAACACAAGTGCTTGTTAGCCTTGCTCTAATTTTGACATTTTTTATTATGGAACCTGTGGCAACCAAAAGCTATGAAGTGGGTATTAAACCTTATGCAGAAAAAAAAATCTCCTATGATGAAGCCTTTGAAAGAGCGATTGTACCTTTTAAAGATTTTATGATTAAAAACACGCGTGAAAAAGATTTGGCTCTTTTTTTTAGAATCCGCCAACTTGAAAACCCTCAAAGTGTTAATGATGTGCCCTTAACAGTGTTGCTTCCAGCATTTATGATTAGTGAGCTTAAAACTGCATTTTGGATTGGTTTTTTGCTTTATCTGCCTTTTTTAGTTATTGATATGGTTATTAGCTCGGTGCTTATGGCAATGGGTATGATGATGTTGCCACCTGTAATGATTTCGTTGCCTTTTAAGATTCTTGTTTTTATACTTGTTGATGGTTGGAATCTCCTCATAGGTAACCTTGTGCAAGGCTTTAAGTAG
- a CDS encoding MFS transporter, protein MNKFALNATSKTILVLALSSFCMGVTEFIIAGVLQDVKAYFGVDSNQAGLLTTMYAVGVVIGAPLLSIPLSGFNRKLQLLLNLGVFALANFVIYISDNFILNVIARFIAGTQHGVFFVIATLTAIQVSSKEKESRNLALMVSGLTIALVSGVPLGTFIGQIFGFKSIFLLICLCTLIAFISAIAFMPSHLQGCKTHINALFKAFLHIPLLKAYAITICTCGGAFVLYTYVTDLLTQKSHFNEASIVYILLLYGIFAILGNLFGGRLADNKGSRRALQIVLFLQIIFYALVSVSAHSQVFVVINLAIMGFLSFASIPALKVNAMNMARKYTPDSMDSSVSVNEAAFNVGIALANQIGGLVVVAPFLGVSFNPLFASLFALPAFILVLRKME, encoded by the coding sequence ATGAACAAATTTGCTTTGAATGCAACAAGCAAAACGATTTTAGTTTTGGCTCTTAGCTCTTTTTGTATGGGAGTTACAGAATTTATTATTGCAGGTGTTTTACAAGATGTAAAGGCATATTTTGGTGTAGATTCTAATCAGGCAGGATTGCTTACGACTATGTATGCAGTGGGTGTAGTAATTGGCGCACCACTTTTAAGCATTCCTCTAAGTGGATTTAATCGTAAATTGCAGCTTTTGCTTAATCTTGGTGTGTTTGCTTTGGCAAATTTTGTGATTTATATCAGTGATAATTTTATACTCAATGTGATTGCACGATTTATCGCAGGCACACAACACGGAGTGTTTTTTGTTATTGCTACACTTACGGCTATTCAAGTTTCTTCCAAGGAAAAAGAATCTCGCAATCTCGCCCTTATGGTGTCCGGATTGACGATTGCACTTGTAAGTGGCGTTCCTTTGGGGACATTTATTGGGCAGATTTTTGGCTTTAAATCTATTTTCTTGCTTATTTGCCTTTGCACACTTATTGCTTTTATTAGCGCAATTGCTTTTATGCCAAGCCATTTGCAAGGCTGCAAAACGCATATAAACGCACTTTTTAAGGCTTTTTTACATATTCCATTACTTAAAGCCTATGCAATTACGATATGCACTTGTGGTGGGGCATTTGTACTTTATACTTATGTAACAGATTTACTCACACAAAAAAGCCATTTTAATGAGGCGAGCATTGTATATATTTTGTTACTTTATGGCATATTTGCAATTTTAGGGAATCTCTTTGGCGGTAGGCTTGCAGACAATAAAGGCTCAAGACGCGCTTTACAAATCGTGCTCTTTTTACAAATTATTTTTTACGCTCTTGTGAGTGTGAGCGCCCATTCACAAGTGTTTGTTGTGATTAATTTAGCGATTATGGGTTTTTTATCTTTTGCCTCAATCCCAGCGCTCAAAGTGAATGCAATGAATATGGCACGTAAATACACGCCAGATTCTATGGATAGTTCAGTAAGTGTCAATGAAGCAGCCTTTAATGTAGGCATTGCATTGGCAAATCAAATTGGTGGCTTAGTCGTTGTTGCACCATTTTTGGGTGTTAGTTTTAATCCTCTTTTTGCTTCGCTTTTTGCACTTCCTGCATTTATTTTAGTGCTACGTAAGATGGAATAA
- the rnc gene encoding ribonuclease III has translation MSKSILPKSPQLLEKKLGYVFQNQQLLLEALTHKSCKKQYNNERLEFLGDAVLDLLVGEYLFKKFPLAKEGELSKLRACIVNEKGFMKLAQSLDLGAYLYISQSEENNNGRQKASILSNAFEALIGAIYLESSLTYVQSIIYDLLEYNYIKIDLDSLFMDYKTALQEITQAFYGEIPTYTLISESGPDHKKSFEIALSVQGKEYARASGNSKKEAQQKSAQIAYKKLYSKMNKTHHKGEK, from the coding sequence ATGAGTAAATCTATTTTGCCCAAATCTCCCCAGCTCCTTGAGAAAAAGTTAGGCTATGTTTTTCAAAATCAACAACTCCTCCTTGAAGCCCTCACGCATAAAAGTTGTAAAAAACAATATAATAACGAACGACTTGAGTTTCTAGGAGATGCAGTGCTAGATTTGCTTGTAGGAGAATATTTATTTAAAAAATTCCCTCTTGCTAAAGAAGGTGAGTTATCTAAATTACGAGCGTGCATCGTCAATGAGAAAGGTTTTATGAAACTTGCTCAATCACTTGATTTAGGTGCATATTTATATATCTCACAAAGTGAAGAAAACAACAATGGACGGCAAAAAGCTTCCATTTTATCTAATGCCTTTGAAGCCCTCATAGGTGCAATTTATTTAGAATCTAGCCTCACTTATGTTCAAAGTATTATTTATGATTTACTTGAATATAATTATATCAAGATTGATTTAGATTCTCTTTTTATGGATTATAAAACTGCGCTACAAGAGATTACTCAAGCTTTTTATGGTGAGATTCCAACTTATACGCTCATTAGCGAAAGCGGACCCGATCATAAAAAAAGTTTTGAAATAGCTCTAAGTGTGCAAGGAAAAGAATATGCAAGAGCAAGCGGGAACTCAAAAAAAGAGGCGCAACAAAAAAGCGCGCAAATTGCTTATAAAAAACTCTATTCAAAGATGAATAAAACTCATCATAAAGGGGAAAAATGA
- the rnhA gene encoding ribonuclease HI, with product MKQVTLYCDGSALGNPGAGGWCGILSFGDKQKILTGGETYTTNNRMELLAVIESLKALNQPCIVNVYSDSRYVCNGINLWLKSWISKQFKNVKNPDLWQLYLQVSSPHQVIAHWVKGHAGVAQNELCDKLAKESAQFYLNKGISDE from the coding sequence ATGAAACAAGTTACTCTTTATTGTGATGGTAGTGCACTTGGAAATCCCGGTGCTGGAGGCTGGTGTGGCATACTCTCTTTTGGTGATAAGCAAAAGATTCTTACAGGTGGCGAAACCTATACAACAAATAATCGTATGGAACTCCTTGCAGTGATAGAATCTCTCAAAGCTCTTAATCAACCTTGCATTGTGAATGTATATAGTGATTCTCGCTATGTATGCAATGGTATCAACTTATGGCTTAAATCGTGGATTTCTAAGCAATTTAAAAATGTCAAAAATCCTGATTTATGGCAACTATATTTACAAGTTTCATCACCTCATCAAGTGATTGCACATTGGGTAAAAGGACACGCGGGAGTAGCACAAAATGAACTATGTGATAAACTTGCAAAAGAAAGTGCGCAATTTTATTTAAATAAAGGAATTTCTGATGAGTAA
- the aroC gene encoding chorismate synthase yields MNTFGKSFRVSTFGESHGEGIGCVIDGIPAGLHIDELFIESMMTRRAPGRNQYTTQRKESDKVQILSGVFEGLSTGTPIGMWIANTGTKSSDYANIKDIFRPGHADYTYFKKYGIRDYRGGGRSSARESVARVAAGAVAQMLLREFDINVQSGICSIGNITGKQYDFAYALKSEIYALDKECEESQKALIENAKRKHDSIGGSALIRVEGLPAGLGEPLYHRLDGALGEALMGLNAVKAVEIGDGIISCTQYGSEHNDQMDKNGFKSNHSGGILGGISNGNALLVKAHFKPTPSIFIPQETLDIHLQEQTCQIKGRHDPCVAVRGSIVAQAMVALVLADMLLLHATSQLCFLKKIYKQ; encoded by the coding sequence ATGAATACTTTTGGCAAATCATTTCGTGTAAGCACTTTTGGAGAATCTCACGGCGAGGGGATTGGTTGTGTGATTGATGGCATTCCTGCAGGATTGCATATAGATGAACTTTTTATAGAATCTATGATGACAAGGCGCGCACCCGGACGCAATCAATATACAACACAACGTAAAGAATCTGATAAAGTGCAAATTCTAAGTGGTGTGTTTGAAGGGTTGAGCACGGGCACACCTATTGGTATGTGGATAGCAAATACTGGAACAAAAAGCAGTGATTACGCCAATATTAAAGACATTTTTCGTCCCGGACACGCTGATTATACATATTTCAAAAAATATGGTATCCGAGATTATAGAGGGGGAGGAAGAAGTTCAGCAAGAGAAAGTGTAGCAAGAGTAGCAGCTGGAGCTGTAGCACAAATGCTTTTGCGCGAATTTGACATAAATGTCCAAAGTGGCATATGCTCAATTGGCAATATCACAGGGAAGCAATATGATTTTGCATACGCACTCAAAAGTGAAATTTATGCACTTGACAAAGAATGTGAAGAATCACAAAAAGCGCTTATTGAAAATGCTAAAAGAAAACACGATAGCATTGGTGGAAGTGCTCTCATTCGTGTAGAGGGACTTCCTGCAGGATTGGGCGAACCACTTTATCATCGCCTCGATGGAGCGTTGGGAGAAGCACTTATGGGGCTTAATGCTGTTAAAGCGGTAGAAATAGGCGATGGAATCATCTCTTGCACCCAATATGGAAGTGAGCATAATGACCAAATGGATAAAAACGGCTTTAAAAGTAACCATAGTGGTGGTATTTTGGGAGGTATAAGTAATGGCAATGCACTTCTTGTTAAAGCACATTTCAAACCTACACCGAGTATTTTTATACCCCAAGAGACGCTTGATATACACTTACAAGAACAAACTTGCCAAATCAAAGGACGACACGACCCGTGTGTAGCAGTTCGTGGCAGTATAGTCGCGCAAGCAATGGTTGCTCTCGTCCTCGCAGATATGCTTTTATTACACGCTACTTCACAACTTTGTTTTTTAAAAAAGATTTATAAGCAATAA
- a CDS encoding DUF2716 domain-containing protein — MGLRAYLAKKAQSKREIFLKKRLIVPNENYEVLGEEETDFMYERIGFNVMPHWNILEIARKLPYIIYIADFDKVNHKAFQESMPQIFAKVLDKYALTNLKSYAQKEEQKAANEIIVLDWQHSCYAYYPKKPSGECFPYYCDGDYGYNPYSITYGENEIYNFYFPTFYPNGEHFAFFKYDTKSNQVAFGMVGLFDFESRGKKTTITIFGEHFIEEMRYYDEKIFGFEIIEMAGLLHK, encoded by the coding sequence ATGGGATTAAGAGCATATTTAGCAAAGAAAGCACAAAGCAAACGCGAGATATTTTTAAAAAAGAGGCTTATTGTGCCAAATGAGAATTATGAAGTGTTAGGGGAAGAGGAAACAGATTTTATGTATGAAAGAATTGGATTTAATGTAATGCCACATTGGAATATTTTAGAGATTGCGCGTAAATTGCCCTATATTATTTATATTGCGGATTTTGATAAAGTCAATCATAAAGCCTTTCAAGAGAGTATGCCACAAATTTTTGCGAAAGTTTTAGATAAATATGCTCTTACAAATTTAAAATCCTATGCTCAAAAAGAGGAGCAAAAAGCAGCAAATGAGATTATTGTGCTTGATTGGCAACATTCTTGCTATGCTTATTATCCTAAAAAGCCTAGCGGAGAGTGTTTTCCATATTATTGCGATGGGGATTATGGGTATAATCCTTATTCAATTACCTATGGAGAAAATGAAATTTACAATTTTTACTTCCCTACATTTTATCCAAATGGAGAGCATTTTGCTTTTTTCAAATATGACACAAAAAGCAATCAAGTTGCCTTTGGTATGGTGGGATTATTTGATTTTGAAAGCAGAGGCAAAAAAACTACAATTACCATTTTTGGCGAACATTTTATAGAGGAAATGCGATATTATGATGAAAAGATTTTTGGCTTTGAAATCATAGAGATGGCAGGTCTTTTACATAAATAA
- the gatA gene encoding Asp-tRNA(Asn)/Glu-tRNA(Gln) amidotransferase subunit GatA produces the protein MITLKEALNKSENELKEIKTLLRQRVKENIELNAYIGEINESGSGVPILIKDNINVKGWEITCASKILKGYVSPYNASVITKLHENKMCAFGRANMDEFAMGSTTESSCYGRVKNPLDTSRVPGGSSGGSAAAVAAGLAIASLGSDTGGSIRQPAGFCGCVGLKPSYGRVSRYGLIAYSSSLDQIGPITQNVEDAALLLDAISGYDKQDSTSANLPSLNTFKDLDPNARYKVAILKDFLKDATPQIQEAYNHTIKILESMGHTIVEKSMLDTRYHISAYYIICTAEASSNLARFDGIRYGTRSESKNLKDVYLNTRSAYFGEEVKRRILLGSFVLSSGYYDAYYLKAQQVRKKICADYESIFNECDSILLPIAPSVAPKFGSTHSSLEMYLSDIYTIGVNLAGLPALCMPVSKDKNGLSIGMQFIGAKFKEQNILNIAYGLEKEINN, from the coding sequence ATGATAACACTCAAAGAAGCTCTAAACAAATCCGAAAATGAACTCAAAGAGATAAAAACTCTCTTGCGCCAACGCGTCAAGGAAAACATAGAACTCAATGCTTATATTGGCGAAATTAACGAAAGTGGAAGTGGTGTGCCAATTCTCATAAAAGACAATATCAATGTTAAAGGTTGGGAAATCACTTGTGCGAGTAAAATTTTAAAAGGCTATGTTTCTCCTTATAATGCAAGTGTTATCACAAAATTACACGAAAACAAAATGTGTGCTTTTGGACGCGCCAATATGGACGAATTTGCAATGGGAAGCACAACAGAATCTAGCTGTTATGGGAGAGTGAAAAATCCTCTTGATACTTCGCGTGTGCCAGGTGGAAGCAGTGGGGGAAGTGCGGCAGCTGTAGCGGCTGGACTTGCTATTGCCTCACTTGGAAGCGATACGGGTGGTTCAATACGGCAGCCTGCTGGATTTTGCGGTTGTGTAGGGTTAAAACCAAGCTATGGAAGAGTAAGTCGTTATGGGTTAATTGCATATAGCTCAAGTTTAGACCAAATTGGACCTATTACGCAAAATGTTGAAGATGCTGCACTTTTGCTTGATGCCATAAGCGGATATGATAAGCAAGATTCTACAAGTGCGAATCTCCCATCACTCAACACATTTAAAGACCTTGACCCAAATGCACGTTACAAGGTTGCTATTTTAAAAGATTTCCTTAAAGATGCCACCCCCCAAATACAAGAAGCCTATAATCACACTATTAAAATTTTAGAATCTATGGGGCATACCATTGTTGAAAAATCTATGCTTGATACACGCTATCATATCTCGGCATACTATATTATCTGTACTGCAGAGGCTAGCTCTAACCTTGCGCGTTTTGATGGAATCCGCTATGGCACAAGAAGCGAATCAAAAAATCTCAAAGATGTATATCTTAATACACGCAGTGCATATTTTGGCGAAGAAGTAAAGCGCCGCATTTTGCTTGGAAGCTTCGTGCTAAGCAGCGGTTATTATGATGCGTATTATCTCAAAGCACAGCAAGTGCGAAAGAAAATCTGTGCAGATTACGAATCTATCTTTAATGAGTGCGATAGTATTCTCTTGCCTATTGCCCCAAGTGTAGCCCCTAAATTTGGCTCAACGCATTCGTCCTTAGAAATGTATTTAAGTGATATTTATACTATTGGTGTCAATCTAGCAGGATTACCAGCCTTATGTATGCCTGTAAGCAAGGACAAAAATGGTTTAAGCATTGGTATGCAGTTTATTGGTGCAAAATTCAAAGAACAGAACATTCTCAATATTGCCTATGGATTAGAAAAAGAAATAAACAATTAA
- the glmU gene encoding bifunctional UDP-N-acetylglucosamine diphosphorylase/glucosamine-1-phosphate N-acetyltransferase GlmU, with protein sequence MNVSVVILAAGAGTRMKSHIPKVLHKICGKEMLFYSIDEALKISDDVHIVLFHQENVIKERLLCAYKQAYADGALHFHLQDHAHYPGTGGALMQGQNAGANAKKPFCYQYDEILILNGDMPLVCSQTLKSLCQNKAQIVMSVLHLQNPDGYGRVVMESGVVQRIIEQKDAKESELLIKDVNAGVYKIHKSILDLYLPQVGNANNQQEFYLTDVVFYAKENGIEIAALEVKEEEFMGVNSKIQLACAQEIMLQRLREKAMEQGVIMNLPHTIYLESNVTFSGECIIEQGVQILGDSHISDSHIKAHSVIEQSIIESSDVGPLAHIRPKSHIKNTHIGNFVETKSSTLRGVKVGHLSYLGDCEIDEGSNIGAGVITCNYDGKAKHKTTIGKSVFVGSDVQLIAPLNIESNVLIGAGSTITKDIEYGDLALSRVAQQNIKDGFFKFFSDKNEEKKEQ encoded by the coding sequence ATGAATGTATCAGTGGTGATTTTAGCCGCAGGAGCAGGGACGCGTATGAAATCGCATATTCCTAAAGTATTACATAAAATTTGTGGCAAAGAAATGTTGTTTTACTCCATTGATGAGGCATTAAAAATAAGTGATGATGTGCATATTGTGCTTTTTCATCAAGAAAATGTAATCAAAGAGCGCTTACTTTGTGCATATAAACAGGCTTATGCTGATGGGGCATTGCATTTTCATCTCCAAGACCACGCTCATTATCCCGGGACAGGTGGTGCGCTAATGCAAGGACAAAATGCAGGTGCAAACGCTAAAAAGCCTTTTTGTTATCAATATGATGAGATTCTTATTCTTAATGGTGATATGCCTTTAGTGTGTTCACAAACTCTCAAGTCTTTATGCCAAAACAAAGCACAAATTGTAATGAGTGTCTTGCATCTTCAAAATCCAGATGGCTATGGACGTGTAGTGATGGAATCTGGCGTAGTGCAAAGAATTATTGAGCAAAAAGATGCAAAAGAATCCGAGCTTTTGATAAAAGATGTAAATGCAGGTGTTTATAAAATCCACAAATCAATCCTTGATCTTTACTTGCCTCAAGTGGGAAATGCCAATAATCAGCAAGAATTTTATCTTACCGATGTAGTTTTTTATGCAAAAGAAAATGGCATAGAAATAGCTGCATTGGAGGTAAAAGAAGAGGAATTTATGGGGGTGAACTCTAAGATTCAGCTTGCCTGTGCTCAAGAGATTATGCTTCAAAGATTGCGTGAGAAGGCAATGGAGCAGGGTGTGATTATGAACTTGCCTCATACTATTTATCTAGAATCTAATGTTACTTTTAGTGGGGAGTGCATTATAGAGCAGGGTGTGCAGATATTAGGGGATTCTCATATTAGTGATTCTCACATTAAAGCGCATAGTGTGATTGAACAGAGCATTATAGAATCAAGTGATGTAGGACCTTTGGCGCATATCCGTCCTAAGAGTCATATCAAAAATACTCATATTGGCAATTTTGTTGAAACAAAATCAAGCACCTTGCGCGGTGTGAAAGTGGGTCATTTGAGTTATCTTGGAGATTGCGAAATAGATGAGGGAAGCAATATTGGTGCGGGAGTGATTACTTGTAATTACGATGGTAAGGCAAAACATAAGACGACTATTGGCAAAAGTGTGTTTGTAGGAAGTGATGTGCAACTCATCGCACCTTTAAACATAGAATCAAATGTGCTTATAGGTGCAGGAAGCACTATTACAAAAGACATTGAATATGGAGATTTAGCACTTTCACGTGTTGCACAACAAAATATTAAAGATGGGTTTTTTAAATTTTTTTCTGACAAAAATGAAGAGAAAAAGGAGCAGTAA
- a CDS encoding tRNA (uridine(54)-C5)-methyltransferase TrmA → MNCEHFGICGGCTNIQDYSTQLQAKHNLTLQEFQSFLDTKSKNFQYPTNPLAIEVFASPQEGFRARAEFRFSHVFQNKSGLDFAMNAFGYNHRVPIKKCPILLPTLQDIMPLLLHYLNTYDLLNHKLYACNLLSSLQNEIIITLIYHKSLDSHWESLALKIQKELEYTLNTNIHIIGRSKNHKHILSNDIICEHLTLFANTPKERTYTFFKQESRFCQPNPFINTQMLEFIVSALSSIYTPQTPCDMLELYCGSGNFTIPLASIFRHIFATEVVKSAITLLQKNMAKNNIENIIPARLNAFESIQALRKERVFFRLKNIDLDAFAFDCVLIDPPRSGVGEEEVLYFLQNFNTIIYVSCNPHTLLNDLRILSQSHYVMRFGLFDQFPHTYHRECIVILRKSNKIL, encoded by the coding sequence ATGAATTGTGAGCATTTTGGCATATGTGGAGGCTGCACAAATATACAAGATTATTCCACACAACTGCAGGCAAAACACAATCTTACTTTGCAAGAATTTCAATCTTTTCTTGATACAAAAAGCAAAAATTTTCAATATCCCACCAATCCCTTAGCTATAGAAGTATTTGCTTCACCGCAAGAGGGGTTTAGAGCTCGTGCAGAGTTTAGATTCTCTCACGTTTTCCAGAATAAAAGTGGGCTTGATTTTGCTATGAATGCATTTGGTTATAATCACCGTGTGCCTATTAAAAAATGTCCTATTTTGCTCCCTACTTTACAGGACATTATGCCTCTTTTGCTGCACTATCTCAATACATACGACTTACTTAATCATAAACTTTATGCGTGCAATCTCCTCTCCTCCTTACAAAATGAAATTATCATCACCCTCATTTATCACAAATCCCTAGATTCTCATTGGGAATCTCTTGCGTTAAAAATACAAAAAGAGCTTGAATATACTCTTAATACGAATATTCACATTATCGGACGCAGTAAAAATCACAAACATATCCTCTCAAATGATATTATTTGTGAGCATCTCACACTTTTTGCCAACACTCCAAAAGAACGCACTTATACATTTTTCAAACAAGAATCCCGATTTTGCCAACCTAATCCATTTATCAACACTCAAATGCTTGAATTTATTGTCTCCGCACTCTCATCAATCTATACCCCACAAACTCCTTGTGATATGCTTGAACTCTATTGTGGTAGCGGTAACTTCACCATTCCACTTGCCTCAATATTCCGCCATATTTTTGCTACGGAAGTGGTAAAGTCTGCAATTACACTTTTACAAAAAAATATGGCTAAAAATAATATAGAAAATATTATACCTGCGCGACTTAACGCATTTGAAAGTATCCAAGCTCTGCGTAAAGAGCGCGTATTTTTTCGCCTTAAAAATATTGATTTAGATGCTTTTGCGTTTGATTGTGTATTAATTGACCCACCTCGTAGCGGTGTAGGCGAAGAAGAAGTGTTGTATTTTTTGCAAAACTTTAACACAATTATATATGTCTCGTGCAATCCCCATACGCTACTAAACGATTTGCGCATTCTTTCTCAAAGCCATTATGTAATGCGATTTGGGCTTTTTGACCAATTCCCACATACATATCATAGAGAGTGCATAGTAATTTTGCGCAAATCCAATAAGATTCTATAA